A region from the Simiduia sp. 21SJ11W-1 genome encodes:
- a CDS encoding cytochrome c oxidase assembly protein: protein MGEDVTKANALLSAKLVALGVAMFAFAIFVMPPLYDVFCEITGLNGKTGQQYQAREITVDTSREITVQFVATNNEAMPWVFEPGIKSIKVHPGQPIDVVYKALNPTNRDMVAQAVPSLVPFKAAQYFHKTECFCFNNQPLKAGESAELGLQFIVDLDVPKQVNTITLSYTLFDITDAMKASVASIDRAQTP, encoded by the coding sequence ATGGGCGAAGACGTAACAAAAGCCAATGCCTTACTCAGCGCCAAGTTAGTGGCGCTGGGTGTGGCAATGTTTGCCTTTGCAATTTTTGTTATGCCGCCGCTCTATGATGTGTTTTGCGAAATTACAGGCCTGAACGGCAAAACGGGCCAGCAGTATCAGGCCCGTGAAATCACCGTTGATACCAGCCGTGAAATTACCGTGCAGTTTGTGGCCACCAATAACGAGGCGATGCCTTGGGTGTTTGAACCGGGAATAAAAAGCATCAAGGTGCATCCCGGCCAACCCATTGATGTGGTTTACAAAGCGCTAAACCCCACCAACCGTGACATGGTGGCGCAGGCAGTGCCCAGTTTAGTGCCCTTTAAAGCAGCACAATATTTTCACAAAACCGAATGCTTCTGTTTTAACAACCAGCCCTTGAAGGCCGGTGAAAGTGCAGAGCTGGGTTTGCAGTTTATTGTCGATTTGGATGTGCCCAAACAGGTAAATACCATTACCTTGTCTTATACGTTATTTGATATCACCGATGCCATGAAGGCCTCGGTGGCGAGTATTGACCGGGCGCAAACACCCTAA
- a CDS encoding YfiR family protein, producing MACLVLGCAFSAAHAYSQSRTSSLKAAYIYYFTKFVYWPGEQKVRAICVLGSADEVREELEKVAKKSAGNISLRFSTDEPFTAKGCDIVFITDSNAALQGLAEGTLLVADERIDHPEAAINLVVENNKLAFDIYRAKAKDRGIEISAKLLGLAREVRE from the coding sequence TTGGCGTGCTTGGTGCTGGGCTGCGCCTTTAGCGCAGCCCACGCCTATTCCCAAAGCCGTACCTCTTCGTTAAAGGCGGCCTACATTTACTACTTCACCAAGTTTGTGTATTGGCCGGGTGAGCAAAAGGTGAGAGCCATTTGCGTATTGGGCAGCGCTGATGAAGTGCGCGAAGAACTGGAGAAGGTAGCCAAAAAATCTGCCGGCAATATTTCACTCAGGTTTTCAACCGATGAGCCATTTACAGCCAAGGGCTGCGACATAGTTTTTATCACAGACTCCAATGCCGCCCTGCAGGGCCTGGCTGAGGGCACGCTGTTGGTTGCCGACGAGCGCATAGATCACCCCGAGGCCGCCATAAACCTGGTGGTAGAAAACAACAAGCTGGCCTTCGATATCTACCGGGCCAAAGCCAAAGACCGGGGCATTGAAATTAGCGCCAAGCTATTGGGTTTGGCCAGGGAGGTGCGTGAGTGA
- the coxB gene encoding cytochrome c oxidase subunit II has protein sequence MLKQAKSSFAWLLGLPFLSQIALADETKRWGVNMTQGVTDVSREIYGLHMDIFWWCVAIGVVVFGVMIYTMIAHRKANGAKAANFHESTALEILWTVVPIIILVIMVIPATKTLIKVYDTGEPDLDVVITGYQWKWKYEYLNQDVSFFSSLSTPKDEIYNLAPKGPNYLLEVDNELVIPTKQKVRFLITANDVIHAWWVPDLAVKKDAIPGFINESWTYIDEPGIYRGQCAELCGKDHGFMPIVVRAVPQAEFDEWMAKKREAAAAIAEAAKQTLSFDELYAQGEAVYQKHCAACHQPDGKGIPPTFPAIAGSPIANGDMGAHIDRVLNGGQGMPPFGEQLTPVESAAVITFQRNAFGNNTGSEVQPIDIVNFQQGL, from the coding sequence ATGCTGAAACAAGCAAAAAGCAGTTTTGCTTGGTTGCTTGGTTTACCGTTTTTGAGCCAAATTGCATTGGCCGACGAAACCAAGCGTTGGGGGGTCAACATGACCCAGGGGGTTACCGATGTAAGCCGTGAAATCTACGGGTTACATATGGATATCTTCTGGTGGTGTGTGGCCATTGGGGTGGTTGTGTTCGGTGTAATGATTTACACCATGATCGCGCACCGCAAAGCCAACGGCGCTAAAGCCGCCAACTTCCACGAGAGCACCGCGCTCGAAATTCTCTGGACGGTTGTACCGATCATCATTTTGGTGATTATGGTCATTCCCGCCACTAAAACCCTGATCAAAGTTTATGATACCGGCGAGCCGGATCTGGACGTTGTGATTACGGGCTACCAGTGGAAGTGGAAATACGAATACCTCAATCAGGATGTGAGTTTCTTCTCGTCACTTTCGACACCCAAAGACGAAATTTACAACCTGGCGCCAAAAGGCCCCAACTATTTGCTGGAAGTAGATAACGAACTGGTTATCCCAACCAAGCAAAAAGTACGCTTCCTGATTACCGCCAATGACGTTATTCACGCCTGGTGGGTGCCGGATCTGGCCGTTAAAAAAGACGCCATTCCAGGCTTTATTAATGAATCCTGGACATACATAGACGAGCCCGGTATCTACCGTGGCCAGTGTGCGGAATTGTGCGGTAAAGACCACGGTTTCATGCCCATCGTGGTGCGCGCAGTCCCACAGGCTGAATTCGATGAGTGGATGGCCAAAAAGCGTGAAGCCGCGGCCGCCATTGCCGAAGCCGCCAAGCAAACCCTGAGTTTTGATGAACTCTACGCCCAGGGTGAGGCCGTTTATCAGAAACACTGTGCCGCCTGCCATCAGCCAGACGGTAAAGGAATTCCACCCACCTTCCCTGCAATTGCTGGCAGCCCCATCGCCAATGGCGACATGGGGGCACACATCGATCGCGTGTTAAACGGTGGTCAAGGTATGCCTCCCTTTGGTGAGCAGTTAACGCCCGTTGAATCCGCGGCGGTTATCACCTTCCAGCGTAATGCGTTTGGCAACAACACCGGTTCAGAGGTGCAGCCAATCGACATCGTGAATTTCCAGCAAGGTTTATAG
- a CDS encoding cytochrome c oxidase subunit 3 — protein sequence MATEGTYYVPEQSKLPIFASFGLFLTVFGAANWINGSENGPLLFMAGGFVMAVVLWNWFSTVIDENMNGLNSAQLKRSYVWGMGWFIFSEVMFFAAFFGALYYIRSFSLPWLAGEGDHSAMTPEVLWPGFEAQWPLMTTPDMAANGEAAKVLGPEQNMSVSTVDSVWSWLPLWNTIVLLTSSVTVHFAHSAIKKDNRKGFNLWLGITVALGIIFLILQAEEYIVAYRDMGLTLESGAYGTTFFMLTGFHGAHVTLGTIMLLVMWLRSVMKGHFKSDDQFGFEAASWYWHFVDVVWVGLFIFVYVLG from the coding sequence ATGGCAACAGAAGGAACTTACTACGTTCCCGAGCAGAGCAAATTACCCATATTTGCAAGCTTTGGACTATTTCTCACAGTGTTTGGCGCCGCCAACTGGATCAACGGCAGCGAAAACGGGCCGCTGTTGTTTATGGCCGGCGGTTTTGTAATGGCGGTAGTGCTGTGGAATTGGTTTAGTACCGTCATTGATGAAAACATGAACGGCCTGAACTCCGCTCAGCTCAAGCGATCTTATGTGTGGGGCATGGGTTGGTTCATCTTCAGTGAGGTGATGTTCTTCGCGGCCTTCTTCGGCGCGCTTTATTACATCCGCAGCTTCTCGCTGCCCTGGCTTGCCGGTGAAGGCGATCACAGCGCCATGACACCCGAAGTACTTTGGCCAGGCTTTGAGGCCCAGTGGCCGTTGATGACCACGCCAGACATGGCGGCAAATGGTGAAGCGGCCAAGGTGTTGGGGCCTGAGCAAAATATGAGTGTCAGCACCGTAGACAGTGTGTGGAGCTGGCTGCCCCTCTGGAACACCATTGTGCTGTTAACCTCGTCGGTGACTGTTCACTTTGCACACAGCGCCATCAAAAAAGACAACCGCAAAGGGTTTAACCTGTGGCTGGGTATTACCGTAGCTTTAGGTATTATCTTTTTAATCTTGCAGGCAGAAGAATACATTGTGGCCTACCGCGACATGGGGCTAACCCTTGAGTCCGGCGCCTACGGCACCACCTTCTTTATGCTTACAGGCTTTCACGGCGCGCACGTAACCCTTGGCACTATCATGCTGCTGGTGATGTGGTTGCGCTCTGTAATGAAGGGCCACTTTAAATCCGATGACCAGTTTGGCTTTGAAGCCGCAAGCTGGTACTGGCACTTTGTGGATGTAGTGTGGGTGGGCTTGTTTATCTTCGTGTATGTACTGGGGTAA
- a CDS encoding TonB-dependent siderophore receptor, translated as MFRVVVCSAAVAAASLPCVADTEMGADELIDLPLEELMQMETTVSSVSKRDETLRDIPAAIYVVSKEDIRRSGVTTVPDALRMVPGVHVGKISSSEWAVSARGLGGRFSRYLLVLIDGRSIYTSLFSGVNWDEINLSLENIERIEVVRGPGGTIWGANAVNGMINIITRKPNASQGTRLRASAGSGELAGSFFAAKSTRLGESSDLTISGHIERFDAMASNGRFNDKPWQSRRLDVNWRQESGPHTVSVDMGYSQLANDAPWSRQQVHENDITAVYADETKRGYFLVGNWSLASDRGLWSARASYDSMDRDGNAYIWQTVNTDAEAQWAGSLIAGHQTTLGVALRYSQSDYKTPEAGMDSMLAKARENTTILSAYIQDTWQINDHWDLNAGLRYDDNSFTNAAVQPSLRTLWRINEAHSTWAGISRAVSTPSRILNSESYLTIDSLPPDGINPLPSLIILASDDQGVEDVKLNAFELGYRYIPDGAFSVDLTAFLHQYDNIMAGDANSVNSIEFENGMPYVAVQIGLNNNASQTSRGAEMALKYQINNQWFLQYSATYLNTEIDQPQSLIGPLLADVVAVPESQHSLRLMWNASSRFEANAWLRQSGAAKTAAADPYTLLDINLVYKISKQLNVSASARNLFAKDTSEYKREIFSVSEFELAPAYLIKLDWQLN; from the coding sequence ATGTTTCGAGTGGTTGTGTGTTCAGCGGCAGTGGCTGCTGCCAGCTTGCCTTGCGTGGCTGATACCGAAATGGGGGCCGACGAGCTGATCGACCTGCCCCTGGAAGAGCTGATGCAAATGGAGACCACGGTATCCAGCGTCTCCAAGCGCGACGAAACCCTGCGCGATATTCCCGCCGCCATTTATGTGGTTTCCAAAGAAGACATTCGGCGCTCCGGTGTGACCACCGTGCCCGATGCCCTGCGCATGGTGCCGGGTGTGCATGTGGGCAAAATCTCAAGTTCTGAATGGGCGGTTTCCGCGCGGGGGCTGGGCGGGCGTTTCTCCCGCTATTTGCTGGTGCTGATTGATGGCCGCTCCATTTACACCTCGCTTTTTAGCGGCGTGAATTGGGATGAAATTAACCTGAGCCTGGAAAACATCGAGCGCATTGAGGTGGTGCGCGGCCCGGGTGGCACCATTTGGGGTGCCAACGCCGTGAACGGTATGATCAACATCATTACCCGCAAACCCAATGCGAGCCAAGGCACACGGTTGCGCGCCAGCGCCGGCAGCGGTGAATTGGCGGGTTCTTTTTTTGCGGCCAAATCCACTCGGCTGGGCGAAAGTTCAGATCTCACCATCAGCGGTCATATTGAGCGCTTTGATGCCATGGCATCAAATGGGCGCTTTAACGATAAGCCCTGGCAAAGCCGAAGGCTGGACGTCAACTGGCGGCAGGAGAGTGGGCCGCACACTGTGTCGGTTGACATGGGTTATAGCCAGCTCGCCAACGATGCGCCCTGGTCGCGACAGCAGGTGCATGAAAACGACATAACCGCAGTGTATGCCGATGAAACCAAGCGCGGCTACTTTCTGGTGGGTAACTGGTCTTTGGCCAGTGATCGCGGCCTTTGGTCTGCGCGCGCAAGTTACGACTCTATGGATCGCGACGGCAACGCCTACATTTGGCAAACCGTAAATACCGATGCCGAGGCCCAATGGGCGGGCAGCCTGATTGCCGGGCATCAAACCACGTTGGGTGTGGCCCTGCGCTATAGCCAAAGCGACTATAAAACTCCCGAGGCGGGCATGGATTCCATGCTCGCTAAGGCCCGTGAAAATACCACCATTTTAAGTGCCTATATTCAGGATACCTGGCAAATCAATGACCACTGGGACCTCAACGCAGGCCTCAGGTATGACGACAACTCCTTTACCAACGCGGCCGTGCAACCCAGCCTTCGTACCCTCTGGCGAATAAATGAAGCGCACAGCACCTGGGCGGGTATCAGCCGAGCGGTGAGTACGCCCAGCAGAATCTTAAACAGCGAAAGCTACCTCACCATAGATTCCCTGCCGCCAGACGGCATAAACCCGCTGCCGTCATTAATCATTCTGGCATCAGATGACCAAGGGGTTGAAGACGTAAAACTTAACGCCTTTGAGCTTGGCTACAGGTACATTCCTGATGGGGCTTTTTCTGTGGACCTCACGGCCTTTTTGCACCAATACGATAACATCATGGCAGGCGACGCAAACTCGGTAAACAGCATAGAATTTGAAAACGGCATGCCCTATGTGGCGGTGCAAATTGGCCTGAATAACAACGCCAGCCAAACCTCAAGGGGCGCGGAAATGGCGCTTAAATACCAGATAAATAACCAGTGGTTTTTGCAATACAGTGCTACCTACCTCAATACCGAAATTGACCAACCTCAAAGCCTGATAGGCCCGCTGCTTGCCGATGTGGTAGCAGTACCCGAGTCACAACACTCGCTGCGTTTAATGTGGAATGCCTCAAGCCGGTTTGAGGCAAATGCCTGGTTGCGACAATCGGGCGCGGCTAAAACAGCCGCTGCCGATCCCTACACACTGCTGGACATCAATCTGGTTTACAAAATATCAAAACAGCTGAACGTTTCAGCCAGTGCCCGCAACCTGTTTGCTAAAGACACCTCGGAATACAAGCGGGAAATATTCAGTGTATCCGAGTTTGAATTGGCGCCTGCCTATTTGATTAAACTCGACTGGCAGCTGAATTAA
- a CDS encoding MATE family efflux transporter, translating into MHTSQSANSRTLWALACPLILTNITQPLLGMVDTALLGHLPHQAYLGGAALGTSLLAFLFWGFGFLRMGTTGFVARALGEGSVESANAIGMQHGILALGLALGVLLVGPWLLLPAIELMGASDEVTLIALDYSRIRIWAAPATLLTYVLIGWFIAAQRMRAPLYVMLATQITNIGLDVVFIVWLDWRANGAALASTMAEYTGLLLALWLMRDQLKSATFKGLKKFQTPWNALFSANQHLMLRTWGLLGVLVFFTAQGAQLGDTVLAANAILLQLVHLASYCLDGLAHATESLIGNASGRRDKRARAALLKLAMGWSLLVALLLSGIFWVAQAPLLALMSDISAVQAAAREAYGWALLLPLVSVAAYVWDGYCIGVGATRRMRDTLIGSALVVFIPCWWLGQGLGNHGLWLAFCAFNLARGLSLTVVNQVSQRYDDSKI; encoded by the coding sequence TTGCACACAAGCCAAAGCGCCAACAGCCGCACACTTTGGGCTCTGGCCTGCCCCTTAATTCTTACCAACATCACCCAACCACTGCTCGGCATGGTAGATACCGCCCTGCTTGGCCACCTGCCACATCAGGCGTACCTAGGGGGCGCCGCACTGGGCACCAGCCTGTTGGCGTTTTTGTTTTGGGGCTTCGGTTTTTTGCGTATGGGCACCACCGGTTTTGTGGCCCGCGCCCTTGGCGAAGGCTCGGTGGAATCTGCCAATGCCATCGGCATGCAGCATGGAATACTCGCGTTGGGGCTGGCGCTCGGCGTGCTGCTGGTTGGCCCCTGGCTGCTTTTGCCCGCCATCGAACTCATGGGCGCAAGCGATGAAGTTACCCTCATTGCACTGGATTATTCCCGCATTCGCATTTGGGCGGCACCGGCCACCTTACTTACCTACGTGTTAATCGGCTGGTTTATCGCAGCCCAGCGCATGCGCGCGCCCTTGTATGTGATGCTCGCCACCCAAATCACCAACATCGGGCTGGATGTGGTGTTCATCGTATGGCTGGATTGGCGCGCCAATGGCGCAGCCCTGGCTAGCACGATGGCTGAATACACGGGCTTGTTACTCGCGCTGTGGCTTATGCGCGACCAGTTGAAAAGCGCCACTTTCAAAGGCCTTAAAAAATTTCAAACGCCGTGGAATGCGCTTTTTAGCGCCAATCAGCACCTGATGCTGCGCACCTGGGGGCTATTGGGCGTGCTTGTGTTTTTCACCGCCCAAGGCGCGCAACTGGGTGATACGGTGTTGGCGGCAAATGCCATTTTGCTGCAACTGGTACACCTTGCATCCTACTGCCTGGACGGCCTGGCCCACGCCACCGAGAGCTTGATCGGCAATGCCAGTGGCCGCCGCGATAAACGGGCGCGTGCGGCGCTGTTGAAGCTCGCCATGGGCTGGTCTCTGCTGGTGGCGCTGCTGCTGTCAGGTATTTTTTGGGTGGCACAAGCGCCGCTGCTTGCGCTGATGAGTGACATTAGCGCAGTGCAGGCGGCCGCGCGCGAAGCTTACGGCTGGGCGCTATTGCTGCCGCTGGTTTCGGTGGCGGCCTATGTGTGGGATGGCTATTGCATTGGCGTGGGGGCCACCCGGCGTATGCGCGATACGCTCATAGGGTCTGCTTTAGTGGTATTTATACCCTGCTGGTGGCTTGGCCAAGGCCTCGGCAATCACGGGCTTTGGCTTGCCTTTTGCGCGTTTAACCTTGCCCGGGGCCTGAGTTTAACAGTGGTAAACCAGGTTTCTCAGCGCTATGACGATTCCAAAATTTAG
- a CDS encoding DUF2909 domain-containing protein: MWLKALIVVLFLAVLASLSSALVFLLKDMGASESRRTLYALGIRVTLAGLLIGCLVYGFYSGMLMSTAPWELRGR, translated from the coding sequence ATGTGGTTAAAGGCACTGATTGTTGTACTTTTTTTAGCGGTGTTGGCGAGCCTTAGTAGCGCGCTGGTATTTTTACTTAAAGATATGGGCGCCAGTGAATCGCGCCGTACACTTTATGCCTTGGGCATACGCGTCACCCTTGCGGGCTTGTTAATTGGTTGCTTGGTATACGGTTTTTACAGCGGAATGTTAATGAGCACAGCACCTTGGGAGTTGCGGGGGCGTTAG
- the cyoE gene encoding heme o synthase: protein MQSTIEAKATLGWRDYYELCKPRVVMLMILTSVIGMLLAVPGMVPLDVLILGNLGIALCAGSAATVNHLVDRHIDQKMARTFNRPVAQGRVDPQKALAFAAATGLLGMAILLVFINPVTAWLTLASLLGYAVVYTLFLKRATPQNIVIGGLAGAAPPLLGWTAVTGSIDPHGLLLVLIIFAWTPPHFWALAVHRKEEYANADIPMLPVTHGEHYTKIHILLYTIVMCLVTVLPYLTGMMGWLYLLGALVLGAGFIYWALVMLLTDRPSAGMDTFRYSIVYLMALFVVMLLDHYLVTPALSLG, encoded by the coding sequence ATGCAATCCACCATAGAGGCGAAGGCGACGCTGGGATGGCGCGACTACTACGAGTTGTGCAAGCCGCGCGTGGTGATGTTGATGATCCTTACCTCGGTAATTGGCATGCTGCTGGCCGTGCCGGGAATGGTGCCGTTGGATGTACTTATTCTGGGTAACTTAGGGATTGCACTGTGTGCAGGCTCTGCCGCTACGGTAAATCATTTGGTAGATCGCCACATTGATCAGAAAATGGCGCGCACATTTAACCGCCCGGTAGCACAGGGCCGCGTAGACCCACAAAAAGCCTTGGCTTTTGCAGCTGCAACCGGGCTCTTGGGTATGGCCATATTGCTGGTGTTTATTAATCCGGTAACGGCGTGGCTAACGCTGGCGTCGCTTTTGGGTTATGCCGTGGTGTACACACTTTTTTTAAAGCGCGCCACGCCGCAAAATATTGTGATAGGTGGCCTGGCCGGTGCGGCTCCACCATTGCTGGGGTGGACGGCAGTTACCGGATCCATAGACCCGCACGGTTTGCTTTTGGTACTGATTATTTTCGCCTGGACACCGCCGCATTTTTGGGCCCTGGCCGTACATCGTAAAGAGGAATACGCCAACGCCGATATCCCCATGCTGCCGGTCACCCATGGCGAGCATTACACCAAGATTCATATTCTGCTCTACACCATCGTCATGTGCTTGGTGACGGTGTTGCCTTACCTTACGGGCATGATGGGCTGGTTGTATTTGCTGGGTGCACTTGTGTTGGGTGCGGGGTTCATCTACTGGGCGCTGGTTATGTTATTAACCGACAGGCCCTCGGCGGGCATGGATACCTTCCGCTACTCAATTGTGTATTTAATGGCGCTGTTTGTGGTGATGCTGCTTGATCACTATCTGGTTACACCTGCGTTGTCGCTGGGTTAA
- a CDS encoding SURF1 family protein — protein MSLALWQYDRGQEKKLLLSDIESRMVAAPKNISAFSKTDLQALKPYTQIAFTATADNTRPLLLDNQTLQGKVGYRVAQVVQLEQSWILVTRGWLPGSADRSQRPAVPSLTPGAQYVGRVAKPANHPLLNNAPLDEDFPMRFNQLNIESLSAQLDVPIAQWVELAPESYGALAVQWAGVNVSPAKHFGYAIQWLCMAVALLVLLVFANSNLAAVLRKKSPAKGGHTITAK, from the coding sequence GTGAGCCTCGCACTTTGGCAATATGACCGTGGCCAGGAGAAAAAGCTGCTTTTAAGTGATATAGAATCACGCATGGTGGCTGCGCCAAAAAATATCTCTGCGTTTTCAAAAACTGATCTGCAAGCCCTTAAGCCCTACACTCAAATCGCATTTACAGCCACTGCAGACAACACCCGCCCGTTGTTGCTGGATAACCAAACGCTGCAGGGCAAGGTGGGTTACCGCGTTGCACAAGTGGTTCAGCTGGAGCAAAGCTGGATACTGGTAACCCGTGGCTGGTTGCCAGGTTCAGCAGATCGCAGCCAACGCCCGGCGGTACCCAGCCTCACACCCGGCGCACAATACGTTGGCCGCGTGGCAAAGCCCGCCAACCATCCGCTATTAAATAACGCGCCATTGGATGAAGACTTCCCCATGCGCTTTAACCAATTAAATATAGAGAGCTTATCTGCACAGCTTGATGTTCCTATTGCGCAGTGGGTTGAGCTCGCGCCTGAATCCTATGGTGCGTTGGCCGTGCAGTGGGCCGGTGTGAACGTGTCGCCCGCCAAGCATTTTGGTTACGCTATCCAGTGGCTTTGCATGGCCGTCGCGCTATTGGTATTGTTGGTGTTCGCCAACTCTAACCTGGCGGCCGTTTTACGCAAAAAATCACCCGCCAAAGGCGGGCACACAATAACAGCGAAGTAG
- the ctaD gene encoding cytochrome c oxidase subunit I: MAHGPAKGITRWLYTTNHKDIGSMYLWFSFAMFLLGGVFALVIRAELFEPGLQIVEPEFFNQMTTMHGLVMVFGAVMPAFVGLANWMVPMMIGAPDMALPRMNNWSFWILPFAFAMLASTLFMEGGAPNFGWTFYAPLSTTYAPPSVTFFIFAVHIMGASSIMGAINIIATILNMRAPGMTLMKMPLFVWTWLITAYLLIAVMPVLAGVVTMMLMDIHFGTSFFSAAGGGDPVLFQHVFWFFGHPEVYIMILPAFGVVSAIIPTFARKPLFGYASMVYATASIAFLSFIVWAHHMFTVGMPIAGELFFMYATMLIAVPTGVKVFNWVTTMFKGSMTFETPMLFSVAFVILFTIGGFSGLMLAIAPADFQYHDTYFVVAHFHYVLVPGAIFSITAAVYYWLPKWCGNMYNELMGKTHFWMAFIGLNLTFFPMHFAGLAGMPRRIPDYNMMFADWNMISSVGAFLFGAAQIMFLYNVIHTIVAGKKATDRVWEGSHGLEWTVPSPAPYHTFSTPPEVK; encoded by the coding sequence ATGGCACACGGTCCTGCTAAAGGAATTACCCGGTGGCTCTACACCACCAACCACAAAGACATCGGCAGCATGTATTTGTGGTTCAGTTTTGCAATGTTTTTATTAGGCGGCGTGTTCGCACTGGTGATTCGCGCCGAATTGTTTGAGCCCGGTTTGCAAATTGTGGAGCCGGAATTTTTTAACCAGATGACGACCATGCACGGCCTGGTGATGGTGTTCGGCGCGGTGATGCCCGCGTTCGTAGGCCTGGCCAACTGGATGGTGCCCATGATGATCGGCGCGCCCGACATGGCACTGCCACGCATGAACAACTGGTCTTTCTGGATTCTGCCCTTCGCCTTTGCGATGCTGGCTTCAACCCTGTTCATGGAAGGCGGCGCGCCCAATTTCGGTTGGACCTTCTACGCACCGCTTTCAACCACCTACGCGCCACCCTCGGTGACCTTCTTCATTTTTGCCGTGCACATCATGGGCGCCAGTTCCATCATGGGGGCAATCAACATTATCGCCACCATTTTGAACATGCGCGCGCCGGGCATGACACTCATGAAGATGCCGCTGTTCGTGTGGACCTGGTTGATCACTGCCTATTTATTGATTGCGGTTATGCCGGTGTTGGCAGGCGTGGTGACCATGATGCTGATGGACATTCACTTCGGCACCAGCTTCTTCTCGGCAGCCGGTGGTGGTGACCCGGTATTGTTCCAGCACGTGTTCTGGTTCTTCGGCCACCCAGAGGTGTACATCATGATTCTGCCCGCCTTTGGTGTGGTCAGTGCCATTATTCCCACCTTTGCGCGCAAGCCGCTATTTGGTTACGCCTCTATGGTGTACGCCACCGCGTCCATTGCATTTTTAAGTTTTATTGTGTGGGCCCACCACATGTTTACCGTGGGCATGCCCATCGCCGGTGAACTCTTTTTCATGTACGCCACCATGCTGATTGCCGTGCCAACCGGTGTGAAGGTGTTTAACTGGGTGACTACCATGTTCAAGGGTTCCATGACCTTTGAAACCCCCATGTTATTCAGCGTGGCCTTCGTGATTTTGTTCACCATCGGCGGCTTCTCCGGCTTGATGCTTGCGATAGCACCGGCGGATTTCCAATACCACGATACCTACTTCGTAGTGGCGCATTTCCACTATGTGTTGGTGCCCGGTGCCATCTTCTCCATTACTGCAGCGGTGTATTACTGGCTGCCGAAATGGTGCGGCAATATGTACAACGAGCTGATGGGTAAAACCCATTTCTGGATGGCGTTCATTGGCTTGAACCTCACCTTCTTCCCCATGCACTTTGCAGGCCTTGCAGGCATGCCGCGCCGTATTCCCGACTACAACATGATGTTTGCAGATTGGAATATGATTTCATCGGTAGGTGCATTCCTGTTCGGTGCCGCGCAAATCATGTTCCTGTACAACGTGATTCACACCATTGTGGCGGGCAAGAAAGCAACCGATCGCGTATGGGAAGGCTCCCATGGCTTGGAGTGGACGGTACCGTCACCTGCGCCATACCACACCTTCAGCACGCCACCGGAAGTGAAATAA
- a CDS encoding SCO family protein gives MSSNENLKVTQKQQRGIRLTITAIVVFIVVVMLLFLNKILTPRHLSPIELQVHGAIEFEQPRRFKDFTLVDQHNQPFERSRLEGKWSLVFFGFTHCPDICPTTMATLAQWYDGLPEKLREQTQVILVTVDPARDTPAVLAEYVPYFHQDFIGVTGEFLPIKRFATQLNVAFTKVVQGDSYTMDHSGHVALVNAKGDFHGFFKAPLQPDNLTLTYSSMVNNFPFD, from the coding sequence ATGAGTAGTAACGAGAATCTTAAGGTAACACAAAAGCAGCAACGCGGAATTCGCCTCACCATTACCGCAATTGTGGTTTTTATTGTGGTGGTGATGTTGCTCTTTTTAAACAAAATCCTAACCCCGCGCCATTTAAGCCCCATTGAGCTACAGGTGCATGGCGCCATAGAGTTTGAACAACCGCGCCGGTTTAAAGATTTCACTCTGGTAGATCAGCACAATCAACCCTTCGAGCGCTCGCGGTTGGAAGGCAAGTGGTCGCTCGTGTTTTTTGGTTTTACCCACTGCCCGGATATCTGCCCCACCACCATGGCAACGCTCGCCCAGTGGTATGACGGCCTGCCTGAAAAGCTGCGCGAACAAACCCAGGTGATACTGGTAACGGTAGATCCCGCCCGCGACACGCCCGCCGTGCTGGCCGAATATGTGCCTTACTTCCACCAAGATTTCATCGGTGTCACCGGGGAGTTTCTACCTATCAAGCGCTTCGCTACCCAGCTTAACGTGGCCTTTACTAAGGTGGTGCAGGGCGATAGCTACACCATGGATCACAGTGGCCATGTGGCGCTGGTTAACGCCAAAGGGGATTTTCACGGCTTTTTCAAAGCGCCCTTGCAACCCGACAACCTGACGCTCACCTACAGCTCGATGGTTAATAACTTTCCATTTGATTAA